One Manihot esculenta cultivar AM560-2 chromosome 6, M.esculenta_v8, whole genome shotgun sequence DNA segment encodes these proteins:
- the LOC110616903 gene encoding 60S ribosomal protein L36-2 has translation MAPNTGLFVGSNRGHIVTKKELAPRPSDRKGKTSKRVHFVRSLIREVAGFAPYEKRITELLKVGKDKRALKVAKRKLGTHKRAKKKREEMSNVLRKMRAAGGGEKKK, from the exons ATGGCTCCAAATACAGGCCTTTTTGTGGGATCAAATAGAGGTCACATAGTAACCAAGAAAGAATTAGCTCCACGTCCTTCTGATCGCAAAGGG AAAACCAGCAAAAGAGTCCACTTCGTGAGGAGTTTGATCAGGGAAGTTGCTGGTTTTGCACCATATGAGAAGAGGATAACTGAGCTTCTGAAAGTTGGCAAGGATAAGCGTGCCTTGAAGGTGGCTAAGAGAAAGTTGGGCACACATAAGAGGGCCAAGAAGAAGCGTGAGGAGATGTCCAATGTTCTTCGCAAGATGAG GGCTGCTGGAGGTGGTGAGAAGAAGAAGTGA
- the LOC110616918 gene encoding uncharacterized protein LOC110616918, producing MSILCGLPLLECVYCLACARWAWKRCLHSAGHDSETWGLATAEEFEPVPRLCRYILAVYEDDLRHPMWEPPGGYGMNPDLVILKRTYEDTLGRAPPYILYLDHDHSDIVLAIRGLNLAKESDYAVLLDNSLGKRKIDGGYVHNGLLKAAGWVLDAECEILKELVKKYPNYTLTFAGHSLGSGVAAMLTLVVVLNQDKLGNIERRRVRCYAIAPARCMSLNLAVRYADVINSVVLQDDFLPRTATPLEDIFKSLFCLPCLLCLRCMRDTCIPEEHLLKDPRRLYAPGRLYHIVERKPFRMGRFPPVVRTAVPVDGRFEHIVLSCNATSDHAIIWIEREATRALDLMLEKDHIMEIPVKQRMERQETLAREHSEEYKAALQRAVTLAVPHAYSPSQYGTFDEQEEGLKGYESHRLSGESSFGSSRKNTSRENWDELIERLFEKDESGHMVLKQSH from the exons ATGTCAATTTTATGTGGCTTACCTCTTCTCGAGTGTGTCTACTGTCTAGCATGTGCCCGGTGGGCTTGGAAACGATGTCTCCATTCTGCTGGTCATGACAGTGAAACTTGGGGCCTTGCAACTGCAGAAGAATTTGAGCCAGTTCCTCGCCTATGTCGCTATATTCTAGCCGTATATGAAGATGATCTTCGACACCCTATGTGGGAACCCCCTGGAGGGTACGGAATGAACCCAGATTTGGTAATTCTCAAAAGAACTTACGAGGATACTCTTGGAAGGGCCCCTCCCTATATATTGTATCTAGATCATGATCATTCCGACATAGTTCTTGCAATTAGAGGCCTTAATTTGGCAAAAGAGAGTGACTATGCTGTGCTTTTGGACAATAGCCTGGGGAAAAGGAAAATTGATGGTGGGTATGTCCATAATGGGCTCCTCAAGGCTGCTGGGTGGGTTTTGGATGCTGAGTGTGAGATTTTGAAGGAGTTGGTGAAGAAGTATCCAAATTACACCTTGACTTTTGCAGGACATTCCCTTGGGTCTGGCGTAGCTGCAATGTTGACATTGGTGGTAGTGCTAAACCAGGATAAGTTGGGAAACATTGAGAGAAGGAGGGTCAGATGCTATGCTATTGCACCTGCAAGATGTATGTCACTCAATTTGGCAGTCAGATATGCAGATGTTATTAATTCTGTTGTGCTGCAG GATGATTTCTTACCTAGGACAGCCACACCCTTGGAAGACATCTTCAAGTCACTTTTCTG TTTGCCATGCCTACTATGTCTAAGGTGCATGAGGGATACATGTATACCTGAGGAGCATCTGCTCAAAGATCCAAGGAGACTCTATGCACCTGGTCGCCTCTATCACATTGTTGAGAGGAAACCTTTCAG AATGGGAAGATTCCCCCCTGTTGTGAGGACAGCAGTACCAGTGGATGGAAGGTTTGAGCATATAGTTCTATCCTGTAATGCCACCTCTGACCATGCAATCATTTGGATAGAGAGAGAAGCCACAAGGGCTCTGGAT CTAATGCTAGAGAAAGATCATATCATGGAGATCCCTGTAAAACAAAGGATGGAGCGCCAGGAGACTTTGGCCCGAGAACACAGTGAGGAGTACAAGGCTGCACTACAGAGAGCTGTGACACTGGCTGTGCCGCATGCTTATTCACCTTCTCAGTATGGAACTTTTGATGAGCAAGAGGAAGGACTCAAAGGATATGAATCACATAGATTGAGTGGGGAATCTTCTTTCGGTTCTTCTAGGAAAAACACGTCAAGAGAAAACTGGGATGAATTGATTGAACGTCTTTTTGAGAAGGATGAATCTGGTCATATGGTGCTCAAGCAATCACACTAG